CGCTCAAGCCCGTTGCAAGCCGTACCTGCCACAAATGTGGACAGGCTGCGCAAAACGACTGGAAAAACTGCCCGCACTGCGGACAAACTTTATGAAAGGAAGTCAAAATGAAAAAAGGTAACTGGTGGATCGTTGGCATCGT
This portion of the Anaerolineales bacterium genome encodes:
- a CDS encoding zinc ribbon domain-containing protein, producing MFLMWIVPLVLVGLIVYSVSGNNLVNALKPVASRTCHKCGQAAQNDWKNCPHCGQTL